One window of Athalia rosae chromosome 4, iyAthRosa1.1, whole genome shotgun sequence genomic DNA carries:
- the LOC105693592 gene encoding uncharacterized protein LOC105693592 encodes MPRLILFVVSIYVCNSLFVAGYSDGDKFNGRVRNWSRSPVRKRGWQYEERRQHHVPESMKNNQASSSRDSRFLSLFTIVQFDNNICSGVTGENGTCVAAAECGSRGGISVGPCANGYGVCCVLTATCGQTTANNNTYFVNANYPSSFDGTDSCQLTVIKSHPDVCQFRLDFDQFNIRGPEPVNNACANDQFIVSGGNPIPPICGINNGNHMYVDAGVGHTNPVMLTFVTSGASFARSWRVRITQIPCSSIYRAEEGCLQYFTGVSGKVKSFNYEPNTGLQLSNQDYSICIRMERNFCGIQYMPCSDAELAIPITTGAAGGRQNPRNNAFTLTGNTQGTQISSMTGAACQTDWLMIPCASNVGRQPNSGSQCTDRLCGGTFNAENQLLNASNVMSTVKPFRLVFHTDSVEAPNDVGNRGFCLDYIQQPCTNNII; translated from the exons ATGCCGCGATTGATTTTATTCGTGGTGTCGATATACGTCTGTAATTCTCTGTTCGTTGCCGGATACTCCGATGGAGATAAGTTCAACGGAAGAGTTAGAAATTGGAGTAGATCTCCGGTGAGAAAGCGGGGATGGCAGTACGAGGAAAGACGTCAGCATCACGTACCGGAATCGATGAAGAATAATCAGGCGTCCAGTTCACGCGATTCCAGAT TCCTTTCGCTGTTCACTATTGTGCAATTCGACAACAATATCTGCAGCGGAGTGACCGGCGAAAATGGAACCTGCGTTGCAGCGGCGGAGTGCGGATCTAGGGGTGGAATTTCCGTAGGACCTTGTGCGAACGGTTATGGCGTTTGTTGCGTTC TCACGGCTACGTGCGGTCAGACGACAGCAAACAATAACACGTATTTCGTGAATGCAAATTATCCATCTAGTTTCGACGGAACGGATTCCTGTCAGCTGACGGTTATCAAATCTCATCCGGACGTCTGCCAATTTCG TCTGGATTTTGACCAGTTCAACATTCGAGGTCCAGAGCCGGTGAACAACGCCTGTGCGAACGATCAGTTCATAGTATCAGGTGGTAACCCAATCCCTCCGATTTGTGGAATTAATAATGGAAATCACA TGTACGTGGACGCCGGGGTCGGACATACGAATCCGGTCATGTTGACTTTCGTGACGAGCGGGGCGTCGTTCGCTAGATCTTGGAGAGTAAGGATCACCCAAATACCTTGCAGCAGTATTTATAGGGCCGAAGAGGGCTGTCTCCAATATTTCACCGGCGTTTCCGGAAAAGTTAAATCATTCAACTACGAACCCAATACCGGACTTCAACTCTCCAATCAAGATTACAGCATCTGCAtcagaatggaaagaaactTTTGCGGCATACAATACATGCCTTGCAGCGACGCAGAGT TGGCGATACCGATAACGACAGGAGCGGCAGGTGGTCGGCAAAATCCGCGAAACAACGCGTTTACTCTAACAGGAAATACTCAGGGGACTCAAATATCCTCGATGACGGGTGCTGCTTGCCAAACGGATTGGCTGATGATTCCTTGTGCTTCGAACGTCGGCAGACAACCAAATTCTGGATCCCAATGCACCGATAGACTCTGCGGTGGAACTTTCAACGCTGAAAATCAGCTTCTCAACGCGTCAAATGTGATGA GTACCGTGAAACCATTCAGGCTGGTTTTTCATACTGACAGTGTCGAGGCTCCAAACGACGTGGGTAACAGAGGATTTTGCCTCGATTACATCCAGCAACCGTGCACGAATAACATAATCTAA